Proteins from one Deinococcus aestuarii genomic window:
- a CDS encoding mechanosensitive ion channel family protein, with protein sequence MNLNIEAAWTRLQGMLQSLITAIPNVVIGAGIFVLFVFAAGLSRRAVHSLTERAGHQPGTALVFSRLASWGVLALGGLVALTVIIPELNAASLFGALGVSGIAIGFAFKDIFQNLLAGLLILLTRPFRIGDQIVSGDHEGTVEDIQVRATLIRTYDNRQVVIPNSELFTNRVVVNTAYEQRRLDVGLTVGFDEDLATVKRIILEAVAGLRDVLEDPAPRVVVRTYDDLGVNLEVRFWIEPPVRREAILAQDEVLEAVVPALREAGITPARPTRHVLLRREGGGPPPEEAGQAEWVGGGEGPRRRSG encoded by the coding sequence ATGAACCTGAACATCGAGGCCGCCTGGACCCGGCTTCAGGGGATGCTCCAGAGCCTGATCACCGCCATCCCGAATGTCGTGATCGGGGCCGGGATCTTCGTGCTGTTCGTGTTCGCCGCCGGGCTGTCCCGCCGGGCCGTCCACTCGCTCACCGAGCGGGCGGGCCACCAGCCGGGCACGGCGCTCGTGTTCTCGCGGCTCGCCTCGTGGGGGGTGCTCGCCCTCGGGGGGCTGGTGGCCCTGACGGTGATCATCCCCGAACTCAACGCGGCCTCGCTTTTCGGGGCGCTGGGCGTCAGCGGCATCGCCATCGGGTTCGCCTTCAAGGACATCTTCCAGAACCTGCTCGCGGGGCTGCTGATTCTCCTCACCCGTCCTTTTCGCATCGGCGACCAGATCGTGAGCGGCGACCACGAGGGCACGGTGGAGGACATTCAGGTCCGCGCCACCTTGATCCGCACCTACGACAACCGCCAGGTCGTGATTCCCAACAGCGAACTGTTCACCAACCGGGTGGTCGTGAACACCGCCTACGAGCAGCGGCGGCTCGACGTGGGCCTTACCGTCGGCTTCGACGAGGACCTCGCCACGGTCAAGCGGATCATTCTGGAGGCCGTCGCCGGGCTGAGGGACGTCCTGGAAGACCCCGCCCCCCGGGTCGTCGTGCGGACCTACGACGACCTCGGCGTGAACCTGGAGGTGAGGTTCTGGATCGAGCCCCCCGTGCGCCGTGAGGCGATCCTCGCCCAGGACGAGGTGCTGGAGGCCGTCGTGCCCGCGCTGCGGGAGGCGGGCATCACCCCCGCGCGGCCCACCCGGCACGTCCTGCTGCGGCGGGAGGGCGGCGGGCCGCCCCCGGAAGAGGCCGGGCAGGCCGAGTGGGTGGGGGGAGGGGAGGGCCCCCGGCGGCGGTCCGGATGA
- a CDS encoding phosphotransferase family protein, whose amino-acid sequence MSLPPGWSPGWEAAPPLVRRLAHPAGATGLLAPLLPGPHPLRVREVTPLREHAGSRWTLRLAACAGGEARPLIAKVYARERPDVARTLAALRRGGLEGALGVPAPLLYVPRWRLLVTEEAPGTPARDLLRRGESGVGERAAEWLAALHGSALPLPPVYRMRDPLPQARRWAGTLGEAAPPLGETGRRLLLRLESARPGWPPTPHLIHGDFVVSHVFLTPTRATVIDWDSWGVGDPAQDAGRFLGSLRHLAAREPALAGTVSQEARAFARRYLEAIPAAGGNLPFYEALACLRKAARLAVKRRPGRTAHAAALLEAAGRALGG is encoded by the coding sequence GTGAGCCTGCCGCCCGGGTGGTCCCCGGGCTGGGAGGCGGCCCCGCCCCTGGTGCGCCGCCTCGCCCACCCGGCGGGGGCCACGGGTCTGCTGGCGCCCCTGCTGCCCGGACCCCATCCCCTGCGGGTGCGGGAGGTCACCCCGCTGCGCGAGCATGCCGGGAGCCGCTGGACCCTGCGTCTCGCCGCCTGCGCGGGGGGTGAGGCGCGGCCCCTGATCGCCAAGGTCTACGCCCGGGAGCGTCCCGACGTGGCCCGCACCCTCGCCGCCCTGCGCCGGGGCGGACTGGAGGGGGCGCTGGGCGTCCCGGCACCCCTGCTCTACGTGCCCAGATGGCGCCTGCTGGTCACGGAGGAGGCCCCCGGCACGCCCGCCCGCGACCTCCTGCGCCGGGGCGAGTCCGGGGTGGGGGAGAGGGCGGCGGAGTGGCTCGCGGCGCTCCACGGCTCGGCGCTGCCCCTTCCCCCCGTCTACCGGATGCGCGACCCCCTCCCCCAGGCGCGGCGCTGGGCCGGGACGCTGGGTGAGGCCGCCCCTCCCCTCGGGGAAACGGGCAGGCGGCTCCTCCTTCGCCTGGAGTCGGCGCGACCCGGGTGGCCGCCGACTCCCCACCTGATCCACGGGGATTTCGTCGTCTCGCATGTCTTCCTGACGCCCACCCGGGCTACCGTGATCGACTGGGACTCCTGGGGGGTCGGGGACCCCGCCCAGGACGCCGGGCGTTTCCTGGGGTCCCTGCGACACCTCGCCGCCCGCGAGCCCGCCCTCGCCGGAACGGTGTCGCAGGAGGCGCGGGCCTTCGCACGCCGCTATCTGGAGGCCATCCCCGCCGCCGGAGGCAACCTGCCCTTCTACGAGGCGCTGGCCTGCCTACGCAAGGCCGCCCGGCTCGCCGTCAAGCGGAGACCCGGACGGACGGCCCACGCGGCGGCCCTGTTGGAGGCGGCGGGGCGGGCGCTGGGCGGGTAA
- a CDS encoding DEAD/DEAH box helicase gives MMGDGLARTGSPRQDSMTQTQDPSQPRPADQTSESSSESSQTSRRRRRGGRGRGTPEQGGGSVPAPARQDGEHAPDRGDTEPTWQALLGGRTPTPVQAQAIPVLLGGRDVITTARTGSGKTLAFLIPAAARHIGTSPTRGLRPEVLVITPTRELAVQIRDVARELGMPAGRITGGITPAATRAEASGKGLIVGTPGRLKDLITRGELALSGLRYVVLDEADELLSLGFLKDVGDILKAAQSAVGGRTLQLAMASATFPAAIREVAERFMHGPAHIDVAPARPAGDVQRSGDVLGGATGATHLLIHTTRADLLEVAARRTREALREPGGCVVIFCRTKALVKRRAERLSDLLPGEIVSPLQGNMDQKKREHTMKELREGKSRVLVATDIAGRGIDLPEVRLVLHLDVASTSEDHVHRSGRTARAGRPGVNLVMLIPEQRGLWQSVRRGLPSALQPPLTPEEGVIDRDIQEKQGRGSGNGVEDRGQGRGGAGRNTAGNGRQGQGGTPPRQEGQAQRQQDRPPRTQRETSQPTGVGGGRVGPQRPRGRGGRR, from the coding sequence ATGATGGGGGACGGACTCGCCCGCACGGGCAGCCCCAGACAGGACTCCATGACCCAGACCCAGGACCCATCCCAGCCCCGCCCCGCCGACCAGACCTCCGAATCCAGCTCCGAGTCGTCCCAGACCTCCCGCCGTCGCCGCCGTGGCGGGCGGGGGCGCGGCACCCCGGAGCAGGGCGGGGGGTCGGTCCCCGCCCCCGCCCGCCAGGACGGGGAGCACGCGCCCGACCGGGGCGACACCGAGCCCACCTGGCAGGCGCTGCTCGGCGGGCGAACCCCCACCCCCGTGCAGGCACAGGCGATCCCGGTGCTGCTCGGGGGACGGGACGTGATCACCACGGCGCGGACCGGCAGCGGTAAGACGCTGGCCTTTTTGATTCCCGCCGCCGCGCGGCACATCGGCACGTCCCCCACGCGCGGGTTGAGACCCGAGGTGCTGGTGATCACGCCCACCCGCGAACTCGCCGTGCAGATCCGGGACGTGGCGCGCGAACTCGGGATGCCCGCCGGGCGCATCACCGGGGGCATCACCCCGGCGGCGACCCGCGCCGAGGCGAGCGGCAAGGGGCTGATCGTGGGTACCCCGGGCCGCCTCAAGGACCTGATCACCCGGGGCGAACTCGCCCTTTCCGGGCTGCGGTACGTCGTGCTCGACGAGGCCGACGAGCTGCTGTCGCTGGGCTTTCTCAAGGACGTGGGCGACATCCTGAAAGCCGCGCAGTCGGCGGTGGGGGGGCGGACCCTCCAGCTCGCGATGGCCTCGGCGACCTTTCCGGCGGCGATCCGGGAGGTGGCCGAGCGCTTCATGCACGGGCCCGCCCACATCGACGTGGCGCCCGCGCGTCCGGCCGGGGACGTGCAGCGCAGCGGCGACGTGCTCGGCGGGGCGACCGGGGCCACCCACCTCCTGATCCACACGACGCGGGCCGACCTCCTCGAAGTCGCGGCGCGGCGCACCCGCGAGGCCCTGCGCGAGCCCGGCGGCTGCGTGGTGATCTTTTGCCGCACCAAGGCCCTCGTCAAACGCCGCGCCGAGCGGCTCTCGGACCTCCTGCCCGGCGAGATCGTCAGCCCCCTCCAGGGCAACATGGACCAGAAAAAGCGCGAGCACACCATGAAAGAGCTGCGGGAGGGCAAGTCGCGCGTCCTCGTCGCCACCGACATCGCCGGGCGCGGCATCGACCTCCCCGAGGTCCGGCTGGTCTTGCACCTCGACGTGGCCTCCACCTCGGAAGACCACGTTCACCGCTCGGGCCGCACCGCCCGCGCCGGGAGACCGGGGGTCAACCTCGTCATGCTCATCCCCGAGCAGCGCGGCCTGTGGCAGAGCGTCCGCCGGGGTCTGCCCTCCGCCCTCCAGCCTCCCCTCACCCCCGAGGAGGGCGTGATCGACCGCGACATTCAGGAAAAGCAGGGCCGCGGCTCGGGCAACGGGGTGGAGGACCGGGGTCAGGGGCGCGGCGGCGCCGGGCGGAACACGGCGGGCAATGGGCGGCAGGGCCAGGGCGGCACTCCTCCCCGGCAGGAGGGTCAGGCCCAACGTCAGCAGGACCGGCCACCCAGGACTCAGCGTGAGACCTCGCAACCCACCGGAGTCGGCGGGGGCCGTGTCGGGCCGCAGCGTCCCCGGGGGCGCGGCGGGCGGCGGTAG
- a CDS encoding amphi-Trp domain-containing protein: MSHHRSPKERSEREEGGGRMVRARATLEVGEAATYLETLAQALHAGGVTIRRGQELAALRVGERAELRLEAGEEGDQSVLKLDLRWETPQPEERLEITPGVESTSGGQSTQGRQGEAASPGGQTGQGSQGRGGRPGGSGRQGGQPSGEPPSGSGDA; this comes from the coding sequence ATGTCCCATCACCGCAGTCCCAAGGAACGCAGCGAACGCGAGGAAGGCGGAGGCCGGATGGTCCGTGCCCGCGCCACCCTGGAGGTCGGGGAGGCCGCCACCTACCTGGAGACGCTGGCCCAGGCCCTGCACGCGGGCGGCGTCACCATCCGCCGGGGCCAGGAACTCGCCGCCCTGCGCGTCGGGGAGCGCGCCGAGCTGAGGCTGGAGGCCGGGGAGGAGGGCGACCAGAGCGTTCTGAAACTCGACCTGCGCTGGGAGACGCCCCAGCCCGAGGAGCGCCTGGAAATCACCCCCGGCGTGGAATCCACGAGCGGAGGGCAGAGCACCCAGGGCCGTCAGGGAGAAGCGGCCAGCCCGGGCGGCCAGACTGGTCAGGGCAGCCAGGGTCGCGGGGGCCGACCGGGCGGTTCCGGTCGGCAGGGCGGCCAGCCTTCCGGGGAGCCGCCCTCTGGCTCCGGAGACGCCTGA
- a CDS encoding 4-hydroxybenzoate 3-monooxygenase, translating into MPTEPHRTQVAIVGAGPAGLFLAHLLHRHGIESVIVETRSREEVEGTIRAGVLEQWTVDLMHDLGLGERMAREAHFHRGITLRFAGESHHLDFEALTGGKRVTVYPQHEVLKDLIAARLADGGTIHFGVRDVEMHDLGSDRPRVTYTDGDGEPGELRCDFVAGCDGSQGSARGHIEGRTEVQHLYPFGWLGILVEAPPSHHELIYARHERGFALLSTRSPEIQRLYLQCGPTDRAADYPDALIWSELHRRLETVDGWTLTEGRIFQKGVIGMRSFVCDRMQHGRLFLAGDAAHIVPPTGAKGLNLAVADAVYLSRGLECFYRTRSLEELGRYTETCLRRIWRAERFSWYMTNLLHTNPAEGPFEHRIRLADLDYVVHSPAAATALAENYVGLPLD; encoded by the coding sequence ATGCCCACCGAGCCCCACCGCACCCAGGTCGCCATCGTCGGCGCCGGTCCGGCCGGCCTGTTCCTCGCCCACCTGCTGCACCGCCACGGCATCGAGAGCGTCATCGTGGAAACCCGTTCCCGCGAGGAGGTCGAGGGCACCATCCGCGCCGGGGTGCTGGAGCAGTGGACGGTGGACCTGATGCACGACCTTGGCCTCGGCGAGCGGATGGCGCGCGAGGCCCACTTCCACCGGGGCATCACCCTGCGCTTTGCCGGAGAAAGCCACCACCTCGACTTCGAGGCCCTTACGGGCGGCAAGCGGGTCACCGTCTACCCCCAGCACGAGGTGCTCAAAGACCTGATCGCGGCGCGGCTCGCCGACGGGGGCACCATCCATTTCGGAGTGCGGGACGTGGAGATGCACGACCTCGGCTCGGACCGTCCGCGCGTCACCTACACGGACGGCGACGGCGAGCCCGGGGAACTGCGCTGCGATTTCGTCGCCGGGTGCGACGGCTCGCAGGGCTCGGCGCGCGGGCACATCGAGGGCCGCACGGAGGTTCAGCATCTTTACCCCTTCGGCTGGCTGGGCATCCTGGTGGAGGCGCCCCCCTCGCACCACGAGCTGATCTACGCCCGGCACGAACGCGGCTTCGCGCTCCTCAGCACCCGCTCGCCCGAGATTCAGCGTCTCTACCTCCAGTGCGGCCCGACCGACCGGGCGGCGGACTACCCGGACGCGCTGATCTGGTCGGAACTGCACCGGAGGCTGGAGACCGTGGACGGTTGGACGCTCACAGAAGGCCGCATCTTCCAGAAAGGTGTGATCGGGATGCGCTCCTTCGTCTGTGACCGGATGCAGCACGGGCGGCTCTTTCTCGCCGGGGACGCCGCGCACATCGTCCCGCCGACCGGGGCGAAGGGCCTGAACCTCGCGGTGGCGGACGCCGTGTACCTGTCACGCGGCCTGGAGTGTTTCTACCGGACACGGAGCCTGGAGGAGTTGGGGCGGTACACCGAGACGTGCCTGCGCCGCATCTGGCGGGCCGAACGCTTCTCGTGGTACATGACCAACCTCCTGCACACCAACCCTGCCGAGGGGCCCTTCGAGCACCGCATCCGCCTCGCGGACCTCGATTACGTCGTTCACTCCCCGGCGGCGGCCACGGCCCTCGCCGAGAACTACGTCGGCCTGCCCCTCGACTGA
- a CDS encoding haloalkane dehalogenase: MSDSPLPSPADLHPRRRLPVLDSEIAFVDTGGDGPPVVFLHGNPTSSYLWRNVISEVGPLGRCLAPDLIGMGGSGRAPDGSSTLADHARYLDAWFGALDLRGVTLVLHDWGGALGFHWARRHPERVARLAYMETIVMPLGWEDWDPGGRGIFRAMRGPGGEELILGKNVFVERILPASVIRPLGEEEMEAYRAPFREPGEGRRPMLTFPRQLPIEGVPADVVALVEEYGAWLSASPLPKLFVNAEPGSILVGRQREFCRAWPNQREVTVAGRHFLQEDSPREIGRAVAAFIRETPPG; encoded by the coding sequence ATGTCAGACAGCCCTCTCCCCTCCCCCGCCGACCTCCACCCACGGCGGCGCCTGCCCGTCCTCGACTCCGAGATCGCCTTCGTGGACACGGGCGGCGACGGTCCTCCGGTCGTCTTCTTGCACGGCAACCCGACCTCCTCGTATCTGTGGCGCAACGTGATCTCCGAGGTCGGGCCGCTCGGGCGCTGCCTCGCCCCCGACCTGATCGGGATGGGGGGGTCGGGGAGGGCGCCGGACGGGAGTTCTACGCTGGCCGACCACGCCCGGTACCTCGACGCGTGGTTCGGGGCGCTCGACCTGCGCGGGGTCACGCTCGTGCTCCACGACTGGGGCGGGGCGCTGGGCTTTCACTGGGCGCGGCGGCACCCGGAGCGGGTGGCCCGGCTCGCGTACATGGAGACCATCGTGATGCCCCTGGGCTGGGAGGACTGGGACCCGGGCGGGCGGGGCATCTTCCGGGCGATGCGCGGCCCCGGCGGGGAGGAGCTGATCCTCGGGAAAAACGTCTTCGTCGAGCGGATTCTGCCCGCGTCGGTGATCCGCCCGCTCGGCGAGGAGGAGATGGAGGCCTACCGCGCCCCCTTCCGTGAACCCGGCGAGGGGCGGCGGCCCATGCTCACCTTTCCCCGGCAACTGCCCATCGAGGGCGTGCCCGCGGACGTGGTGGCCCTCGTGGAGGAATACGGCGCGTGGTTGAGCGCGAGCCCGCTGCCCAAACTCTTCGTCAACGCCGAGCCCGGTTCCATCCTCGTCGGGCGCCAGCGCGAGTTCTGCCGCGCGTGGCCGAATCAGAGGGAAGTGACGGTGGCGGGGCGTCACTTCCTTCAGGAGGATTCCCCGCGTGAGATCGGACGGGCGGTGGCGGCGTTCATCCGGGAGACGCCGCCGGGGTGA
- a CDS encoding MerR family transcriptional regulator, which translates to MNEVPTTGRLSIGAFAREARLSLKALRLYDALGLLAPDHTDPASGYRFYATAQLPRARLIALLRQLDMPLTRVAGVLDLPGPEAARVIGAYWREVEREAATRRRLVHYLETFLSGKGDTMYEVHTREVPEQKVLTRQRSLLVGELPAFLDAACRDLSGALAASGLWAGERSLVLYHGRVDEENDGPVEVCVPFEGPFEPQGDLRIRLEPAHREVYTTLTKAQCEFPGILEAYDAVFEHARAQGWCGAASPREVYFVPQSAVGEGDPFCDVALPVREEGRAQE; encoded by the coding sequence ATGAACGAGGTGCCGACGACCGGACGGCTCTCCATCGGGGCCTTTGCCCGGGAGGCCCGCCTGAGCCTCAAGGCGCTGCGGCTGTACGACGCGCTGGGGCTGCTTGCGCCCGACCATACCGACCCCGCGAGCGGCTACCGCTTCTACGCGACCGCCCAGCTTCCGCGCGCCCGGTTGATCGCCCTGCTGCGCCAGCTCGACATGCCGCTGACGCGCGTCGCGGGCGTGCTCGACCTACCGGGCCCCGAGGCGGCGCGGGTGATCGGGGCGTACTGGCGCGAGGTGGAGCGCGAGGCGGCCACCCGGCGGCGGCTCGTTCATTACCTGGAGACGTTTCTCTCCGGGAAGGGAGACACCATGTACGAGGTCCACACCCGCGAAGTCCCCGAGCAGAAGGTCCTGACCCGTCAGCGCTCCCTCCTCGTGGGCGAGTTGCCCGCCTTTCTCGACGCGGCCTGCCGCGACCTGTCTGGGGCGCTGGCCGCCTCCGGACTGTGGGCGGGCGAGCGCTCCCTTGTCCTCTACCACGGCCGCGTGGATGAGGAGAACGACGGCCCCGTCGAGGTCTGCGTTCCCTTCGAGGGCCCCTTTGAGCCGCAGGGCGACTTGCGCATCCGCCTGGAGCCCGCCCACCGCGAGGTCTACACCACGCTCACGAAGGCCCAGTGCGAGTTCCCCGGCATTCTGGAGGCGTACGACGCGGTGTTCGAGCACGCCCGGGCGCAGGGCTGGTGTGGGGCCGCCTCCCCGCGAGAGGTCTACTTCGTGCCGCAGAGCGCGGTGGGGGAGGGTGACCCCTTCTGCGACGTGGCGCTGCCCGTCCGGGAGGAGGGCCGAGCTCAGGAGTGA
- a CDS encoding IclR family transcriptional regulator produces MLGTFEKARAVLDLYSTEHPEWGVSEVARRLGMPTSSAHTLLASLAGMGLLHRTLAGRYRLGFKLLALSQILLANTPWREVAREEMARLAALFGETVHLAAFDGGQIVKVAQVEGRLPDSARGGRVGAVLAAHASASGKVLLAHRPWEVVETVLGAAGMERFTGQTLHTPGALAQELAQIRARGWAAEVGERRAGVGSLAAPVRNHNGEVIAAMSLSVPETRFREREALWRDAVVGACEDLSVRLGYQAGTSGSGPLLWMSVQGRDELRPAPRHTSTKRRRPPRKATPDRSGS; encoded by the coding sequence ATGCTCGGAACGTTCGAGAAGGCCAGGGCAGTGCTCGACCTGTACAGCACCGAACACCCGGAGTGGGGGGTCAGCGAGGTCGCCCGGCGGCTGGGGATGCCCACGTCGAGTGCCCACACCCTGCTGGCCTCGCTCGCGGGGATGGGCCTGCTGCACCGCACCCTGGCGGGCCGCTACCGGCTGGGCTTCAAGCTGCTCGCCCTCAGCCAGATCCTGCTGGCGAACACCCCCTGGCGGGAGGTCGCGCGCGAGGAGATGGCCCGGCTAGCCGCCCTGTTCGGTGAGACGGTCCACCTCGCGGCCTTTGACGGCGGGCAGATCGTGAAGGTCGCTCAGGTCGAGGGGCGCCTCCCGGACAGCGCCCGGGGTGGCCGGGTCGGGGCGGTCCTCGCGGCCCATGCCAGCGCCAGCGGCAAGGTGTTGCTCGCGCACCGCCCCTGGGAGGTGGTGGAAACGGTCCTCGGGGCGGCGGGGATGGAGCGGTTCACCGGGCAGACCCTCCACACGCCCGGGGCCCTGGCGCAGGAACTGGCCCAGATTCGGGCCCGCGGGTGGGCCGCGGAAGTGGGCGAGCGTCGCGCGGGGGTCGGCTCGCTCGCCGCCCCGGTGCGCAACCACAACGGCGAGGTGATCGCGGCGATGAGCCTCAGCGTTCCGGAGACGCGCTTCCGGGAGCGTGAGGCCCTCTGGCGGGACGCGGTGGTCGGGGCCTGCGAGGACCTCTCGGTTCGTCTGGGCTATCAGGCGGGCACGTCCGGAAGCGGACCGCTGCTATGGATGTCGGTGCAAGGGCGCGACGAACTTCGCCCGGCCCCCAGGCACACCTCCACGAAGCGCCGCCGCCCTCCCCGAAAGGCCACGCCCGACCGCTCCGGTTCCTGA
- a CDS encoding sensor domain-containing diguanylate cyclase, whose product MVASLPVDELARLEAVARYAILDSLPETAFGRLAQLAAQFFRVPIALVNILTADSSWSQACVGVDLRRLDRHLSFCTRTIEQSGVLVSLDLTRDPRFADHPLVTGAGGFRFYAGAPLRTPDGHNVGTLCVLDHAPRAEVTAVEREALVNLAALAVDELELRRARLEAEREAVTRQRLVDELRRATHHAETLAAVSALADLDLDPGALVNSAAPLLARVCPLDWVGLVRDEGGDLGVETAWPPPGAEGEPSPLPQALRTAVRTLLGRAATWEAPLFLEGGSRVSQAPHGALARRGPGLEGGGGAVLAPLGSLGGTRYLLAAARLTARPWSQADRDLFGVASRTVAGALLRQEREGRMLREARRDPLTGLGNRRALDAALETGAAPRALAVLDLDGFKGVNDREGHARGDVLLRLFAGALAAALPPGGALYRLGGDEFVLVLEGVEDAGCAHADVLEGVDAAVAAARAAGFREVGASFGVALWPGEARDPGAALRLADERMYGDKRRRAGLRGR is encoded by the coding sequence ATGGTCGCGTCGCTGCCTGTCGATGAACTCGCGCGTCTGGAGGCGGTCGCGCGGTACGCCATCCTCGATTCCCTGCCTGAGACCGCCTTCGGGCGGCTGGCTCAGCTCGCCGCGCAGTTTTTCCGGGTGCCCATCGCGCTCGTGAACATCCTGACGGCGGACAGCTCGTGGAGCCAGGCGTGCGTCGGGGTGGACCTGCGGCGGCTGGACCGCCACCTCTCCTTTTGCACCCGCACCATCGAGCAAAGCGGGGTCCTCGTCTCGCTCGACCTCACGCGCGACCCGCGCTTCGCGGATCATCCGCTCGTGACCGGGGCGGGCGGCTTCCGCTTCTACGCCGGGGCCCCCCTCCGGACGCCCGACGGGCACAACGTCGGGACCCTGTGCGTCCTCGACCACGCGCCGCGCGCCGAGGTCACGGCCGTCGAGCGCGAGGCCCTGGTCAACCTCGCCGCGCTCGCCGTGGACGAACTGGAGCTGCGCCGCGCCCGCCTGGAGGCCGAACGGGAGGCCGTCACCCGCCAGCGGCTCGTGGACGAGTTGCGCCGCGCCACCCACCACGCCGAGACCCTGGCCGCCGTCTCGGCCCTCGCCGACCTCGACCTCGACCCGGGGGCCCTGGTGAATTCCGCCGCCCCGCTCCTCGCCCGCGTGTGTCCGCTCGACTGGGTGGGGCTGGTGCGGGACGAAGGCGGCGACCTGGGTGTGGAGACGGCCTGGCCGCCCCCCGGAGCCGAGGGGGAGCCCTCCCCCCTCCCGCAGGCCCTCAGGACGGCCGTGAGGACCCTGCTCGGCCGCGCCGCGACCTGGGAGGCCCCCCTCTTTCTCGAAGGGGGTTCACGGGTCTCCCAGGCGCCACACGGGGCCCTCGCCCGCCGGGGGCCGGGGCTGGAGGGAGGCGGCGGGGCGGTGCTCGCCCCCCTGGGCTCGCTGGGCGGGACCCGTTATCTGCTCGCGGCGGCCCGCCTGACGGCGCGGCCCTGGAGTCAGGCGGACCGGGACCTCTTCGGGGTCGCCTCGCGCACGGTCGCCGGGGCGCTGCTGCGTCAGGAGCGCGAGGGGCGGATGCTGCGGGAGGCCCGGCGCGACCCCCTGACCGGGCTGGGCAACCGCCGCGCCCTCGACGCCGCGCTGGAGACGGGGGCCGCGCCGCGCGCCCTGGCGGTGCTCGACCTCGACGGCTTCAAGGGGGTCAACGACCGCGAGGGGCACGCCCGGGGCGACGTGCTGCTGCGGCTGTTCGCGGGGGCGCTGGCGGCGGCGCTGCCCCCCGGCGGGGCGTTGTACCGCCTCGGCGGCGACGAATTCGTGCTCGTGCTGGAGGGCGTGGAGGACGCCGGGTGTGCCCACGCCGACGTGCTGGAGGGGGTGGACGCGGCGGTGGCGGCGGCGCGGGCGGCGGGCTTCCGCGAGGTGGGCGCCTCCTTCGGGGTGGCCCTCTGGCCGGGGGAGGCGCGCGACCCGGGGGCGGCCCTGCGCCTCGCCGACGAGCGGATGTACGGGGACAAGCGGCGGCGCGCCGGGCTCCGGGGGCGCTGA
- a CDS encoding HD domain-containing phosphohydrolase — protein sequence MCPDARRAAYVLPLQPEDGYRHLLDAMPVMLWTANAAGSWEHVNRAWAEYTGVVGGTRGFGFEEALHPDDEARTLAVWKSAVERAQNYEIEYRLRRLDGTYRWFLVRGVRVADDAGRNVAWVGTCTDIEDQKRAEEATARAREAAVRALGLALEARDRETKGHTDRVTAWSARLGEALGLDRPALEALRLGAYLHDMGKLKVSDTVLLKPGPLDAAEWEAMRAHPQEGERFAAALGFIPAPALDLIRAHHERWDGSGYPHGLGHREIPLLARIFAVVDVYDALTSERPYKRAWTPGEALEELRTQAGRQFDPEVVAAFLRLLEGEGT from the coding sequence ATGTGTCCGGATGCCCGCCGCGCTGCCTATGTCCTGCCGCTCCAGCCGGAAGACGGGTACCGGCACCTGCTCGACGCCATGCCCGTCATGCTCTGGACGGCGAACGCGGCGGGAAGTTGGGAGCACGTGAACCGTGCCTGGGCCGAGTACACCGGGGTGGTGGGGGGCACGCGCGGCTTCGGCTTCGAGGAGGCGCTGCACCCCGACGACGAGGCGAGGACCCTGGCCGTCTGGAAAAGTGCCGTCGAGCGCGCGCAGAACTACGAGATCGAGTACCGCCTGCGCCGCCTGGACGGGACCTACCGCTGGTTTCTGGTGCGGGGGGTGCGTGTGGCGGACGACGCGGGCCGCAACGTCGCCTGGGTGGGCACCTGCACCGACATCGAGGATCAGAAACGCGCCGAGGAGGCCACCGCCCGGGCGCGCGAGGCGGCGGTGCGCGCCCTGGGCCTGGCGCTGGAGGCCCGCGACCGCGAGACCAAGGGCCACACCGACCGGGTGACGGCCTGGTCCGCCCGGCTCGGCGAGGCGCTGGGCCTGGACCGTCCGGCTCTGGAGGCGCTGCGGCTGGGGGCGTACCTCCACGACATGGGCAAGCTCAAGGTCTCCGACACGGTGTTGCTCAAGCCCGGTCCCCTCGACGCGGCCGAGTGGGAGGCGATGCGCGCGCATCCCCAGGAGGGCGAACGCTTCGCCGCCGCGCTGGGATTCATCCCCGCCCCGGCCCTCGACCTGATCCGCGCCCACCACGAACGCTGGGACGGCTCAGGCTACCCGCACGGGCTGGGTCACCGGGAGATTCCCCTCCTCGCGCGAATCTTCGCCGTCGTGGACGTGTATGACGCCCTGACGAGCGAGCGGCCCTACAAGCGGGCCTGGACGCCCGGGGAGGCCCTGGAGGAACTCCGGACCCAGGCCGGGCGCCAGTTCGACCCGGAGGTCGTCGCCGCCTTCCTGCGCCTGCTGGAGGGGGAGGGGACGTAA